The proteins below are encoded in one region of Parvicella tangerina:
- a CDS encoding OmpA family protein: protein MKNYLFLTLLLIGSVLNAQDSFKEKFEQAFIHLSNESYTKALPILLEMEQMKPDNANTLFSIGNCYMHTIYDKAKAIPYYERILENYKNMTIHYKVGDPKEKKAPVETLHYLGRAYHFNYQFDEALAKYGEYKDVLDPNNKEYLKKVNRDIEITNNAIELEQSPVEMSVKGLANINTEFPEYRPKVTGDEKMMYFTSRRENPHYTGTDESGLPYEDIYVSTKKFGVWQEPKMLDETINKPSHDAVLYVSPDGQYMLIFRASSAALTEGGIYETKLEGENWTEPTLLQADINSNYWETDVSLSADGTEMFFTSDRPGGSGGRDIWMMRRLPGGEWASVQNMGPVLNTEYDEEAPYLHPDGKTLYFSSKGHKTMGGFDVFKSERQADGSWGAPENIGYPINTTGDDVFYFPTNDGLRAYFSSHRKGGKGEQDIYLLELPNFEPKTIAVYKGIAKYSDGEIIDDMVITIFDEETGEKTGIYRPNSTTGRFLFILQPGQRYEIEFESGGVYALDNVEVPETGGIHEMIKVIVKEGNTMKVATGEVDDNDIISLVEEEDPTNVEITEVNLDFENPNNKDSVSTQDPTITEPTNVTEYESQGEFLNDLYFIYDKVVLIDESEIDYDATLKYLKENPDAKVMIEGHTDSHGSSDYNWWLSSARANKIRNRLYDDGIAWGRMKTRGYGEDKPIAPNKNNDGTDNPEGRQKNRRVHFVLDQPVASAEPSQKEPANKGEIDTANDEFVLQDKPADEIVNDNYEVATVDISQEVICMVQLGAFSEKLDNEKFTDAPLEVAFYKDGDGLYKYLSGAFINKNLALEHRLRMIDAGYEGAFLVYFQDGKRLTQEEVALLYPTENGITIENDAAVNQ, encoded by the coding sequence ATGAAAAATTACTTGTTTCTCACCTTACTCCTCATAGGGAGCGTCCTGAATGCTCAGGATAGTTTTAAGGAGAAGTTTGAACAGGCTTTCATTCACCTCAGTAACGAGAGCTACACAAAAGCACTTCCGATACTTCTTGAAATGGAACAAATGAAACCAGATAACGCAAACACTTTGTTCTCTATAGGCAATTGCTACATGCACACCATTTATGACAAGGCTAAGGCAATTCCTTATTACGAAAGAATTCTGGAGAACTATAAGAACATGACTATTCACTACAAGGTAGGTGATCCGAAAGAAAAAAAGGCGCCAGTTGAGACCTTGCATTACCTTGGTCGTGCATATCATTTTAACTATCAATTTGATGAAGCACTGGCTAAATACGGTGAGTACAAAGATGTGCTAGACCCCAACAACAAAGAGTATTTAAAGAAAGTCAATCGGGATATTGAAATCACTAATAACGCTATTGAGCTGGAGCAGAGTCCTGTTGAAATGTCTGTTAAAGGTCTTGCAAATATCAACACCGAATTCCCTGAATATCGTCCTAAAGTTACCGGAGACGAAAAAATGATGTATTTCACATCAAGAAGAGAAAACCCTCACTATACAGGAACAGATGAGAGTGGATTACCTTATGAAGACATTTATGTTTCTACTAAGAAATTTGGTGTTTGGCAAGAGCCAAAAATGCTAGATGAGACAATCAACAAGCCCAGTCATGATGCGGTACTTTACGTTTCACCAGATGGTCAGTATATGCTCATCTTCCGTGCGAGTTCTGCTGCTTTGACCGAAGGTGGTATTTATGAAACGAAACTAGAGGGAGAAAATTGGACAGAACCCACCTTGCTACAAGCCGATATCAACTCTAATTATTGGGAAACAGACGTTAGTCTAAGTGCAGATGGGACTGAGATGTTTTTTACCTCTGACCGACCTGGTGGATCAGGTGGTAGAGACATTTGGATGATGCGTAGATTGCCAGGCGGAGAGTGGGCAAGTGTACAAAACATGGGACCTGTGCTGAATACTGAATATGATGAAGAAGCCCCATACCTTCACCCAGACGGAAAAACCCTTTACTTTTCGTCTAAGGGGCATAAAACAATGGGAGGGTTTGACGTTTTTAAATCCGAGCGCCAGGCAGATGGATCCTGGGGGGCACCAGAAAATATTGGATACCCTATCAACACCACAGGTGATGATGTATTCTACTTTCCAACTAACGATGGTCTTAGAGCCTATTTCTCTTCACACAGAAAAGGAGGAAAAGGAGAACAAGACATTTATTTACTTGAGCTGCCCAATTTCGAACCAAAAACTATAGCTGTTTATAAAGGTATTGCCAAGTATAGTGACGGTGAGATTATTGACGATATGGTCATAACCATTTTTGATGAAGAGACTGGAGAAAAAACAGGTATTTACAGGCCTAACTCTACAACTGGAAGGTTCCTTTTCATATTGCAACCTGGTCAGCGATACGAAATTGAATTCGAGTCTGGAGGGGTGTACGCACTTGACAATGTAGAAGTTCCGGAAACGGGTGGTATTCATGAGATGATCAAAGTAATTGTAAAAGAGGGTAACACCATGAAGGTAGCTACTGGAGAAGTTGATGATAATGATATAATTTCTCTCGTTGAAGAAGAGGATCCTACCAACGTTGAGATCACTGAAGTGAATCTCGACTTTGAAAACCCCAACAATAAAGACTCTGTATCAACGCAGGACCCAACCATAACAGAACCTACAAACGTTACAGAGTATGAGAGTCAAGGAGAATTCTTAAATGATCTCTACTTCATTTATGACAAAGTAGTATTGATTGATGAATCCGAAATAGACTATGACGCAACACTGAAGTACTTAAAAGAAAACCCAGATGCTAAGGTAATGATCGAAGGACATACAGATTCACACGGAAGTTCTGATTATAATTGGTGGTTATCAAGTGCTCGAGCGAACAAGATCAGAAACAGGCTTTATGACGATGGCATCGCATGGGGAAGAATGAAGACCAGAGGTTATGGTGAAGATAAACCGATTGCACCTAACAAAAACAATGACGGCACAGACAATCCTGAAGGCCGACAGAAGAACAGAAGAGTACACTTTGTACTCGATCAACCAGTTGCTTCTGCAGAACCATCTCAAAAGGAACCAGCAAATAAGGGTGAAATTGACACCGCCAATGATGAGTTCGTTCTTCAAGACAAACCAGCAGACGAAATAGTAAACGACAATTACGAAGTTGCAACGGTTGACATCTCTCAAGAAGTAATATGCATGGTTCAGCTGGGCGCATTTTCTGAGAAATTAGACAACGAGAAGTTTACGGATGCTCCGCTGGAGGTAGCTTTCTATAAAGATGGAGATGGTCTTTATAAGTATTTATCAGGAGCCTTCATCAACAAAAATCTGGCACTTGAACATCGTTTAAGGATGATTGATGCGGGTTACGAAGGTGCTTTCTTAGTATATTTTCAAGATGGAAAACGTCTTACGCAGGAGGAAGTAGCATTACTTTATCCAACTGAGAATGGAATTACCATCGAAAACGATGCTGCTGTAAATCAATAA
- the recN gene encoding DNA repair protein RecN has translation MLQKLLIQNFALIDHLQMEFGDGFSVITGETGSGKSILLGALGLILGDRFDHSSIRDSNKKCIIEGVFQVSEKDHLAYFKKFDLDFDKETIIRREINTSGKSRAFINDSPVSLSMLKDIATLLVDIHSQHETLMINNPKFIIDLIDSQLDGLKELDQYRVLYEDYSLKVEQLNSLVQQETAAQNQKDFTDFLIKEFEEYDLEKLVQEDIEDEYKLLSNAEEIKRKLDYSSELLNGGQADILSNLKQVQQELNGLSSISDQLSDLATRITSSLIELQDIANECAQLADSTELDERKLSEMEEKISFLNRLMHKHQLSTPQELLEKYHQLKSELDQIDNLSEEIKVLQKDTTHLSKELSELAKVISKNRRGIASHLQKEARELLQQMNMKNAEIDFRFQELNNFGKNGVDQIQLYVKTNLGGTFEPLKKIASGGETSRIMLAIKSLQSKSRSLPTIIFDEIDTGVSGEVANRMGTIMSDLGTKMQVISITHLPQIASKGTHHFKVYKKEKEGQTHTNIEQLSRSERVKEIAELMSGSDLSEAAIRNAEELLGSK, from the coding sequence TTGCTACAAAAACTACTGATACAAAACTTTGCACTGATTGACCATCTTCAAATGGAGTTTGGAGATGGTTTTTCAGTCATTACGGGAGAAACAGGCTCAGGAAAATCCATTCTCCTCGGTGCGCTAGGTCTTATTCTTGGAGATCGATTTGATCATTCATCCATTAGAGACAGCAATAAGAAGTGCATCATTGAAGGAGTTTTCCAAGTTTCTGAAAAAGATCACTTGGCTTATTTTAAAAAGTTTGATCTGGACTTCGACAAAGAAACCATTATTAGAAGAGAGATTAATACCTCTGGAAAGTCTCGAGCATTTATAAATGACTCACCAGTTAGCCTTTCTATGTTGAAAGATATTGCCACACTGTTGGTTGACATTCACAGTCAGCACGAAACGCTCATGATCAACAACCCGAAGTTCATTATTGACTTGATTGACTCTCAACTTGATGGGTTAAAGGAACTTGATCAGTACCGTGTGCTTTATGAAGATTACTCTCTTAAAGTAGAACAATTAAACTCTTTAGTACAGCAAGAAACAGCGGCTCAAAATCAAAAAGATTTTACCGACTTCCTCATTAAGGAATTTGAAGAGTATGATCTGGAAAAATTAGTTCAAGAAGATATAGAGGACGAGTACAAACTTCTTTCAAACGCTGAAGAGATTAAAAGAAAACTAGATTATTCTTCAGAGCTATTGAACGGGGGACAGGCAGATATTTTGAGCAACCTCAAACAAGTACAACAAGAACTAAATGGACTTAGCTCAATCAGCGATCAATTAAGTGATCTCGCTACTCGTATTACGTCCTCTTTGATCGAGCTGCAAGACATTGCAAATGAATGCGCACAGCTGGCAGATTCCACAGAGCTAGACGAACGCAAACTATCAGAAATGGAAGAAAAGATTTCCTTCCTGAATAGATTGATGCACAAACATCAACTTTCGACCCCACAAGAACTGCTGGAAAAATATCATCAGCTAAAATCAGAGCTCGATCAAATTGACAACTTGTCAGAAGAAATTAAAGTTCTCCAGAAAGACACAACCCACTTAAGTAAAGAACTCAGTGAACTTGCAAAAGTGATCAGTAAAAACAGAAGGGGTATTGCAAGCCATCTGCAAAAAGAAGCAAGAGAGCTTTTGCAGCAAATGAATATGAAAAACGCTGAGATCGACTTTAGATTTCAGGAACTTAATAACTTTGGCAAGAACGGAGTAGATCAGATTCAACTTTACGTTAAAACCAACTTAGGTGGAACTTTTGAACCCTTGAAAAAAATAGCTTCAGGTGGTGAGACCTCGAGAATCATGTTGGCCATCAAATCTCTGCAATCCAAAAGCAGATCACTACCTACTATCATCTTTGATGAGATCGACACAGGTGTAAGTGGTGAAGTTGCGAATAGGATGGGTACGATAATGTCTGATCTCGGCACAAAAATGCAGGTAATAAGTATCACTCACCTACCTCAAATTGCCTCGAAAGGAACTCACCACTTCAAGGTGTATAAAAAAGAGAAAGAAGGACAAACACACACCAACATTGAACAACTCAGTAGATCCGAAAGAGTAAAAGAGATCGCTGAGCTCATGAGCGGGTCAGACCTTTCTGAGGCAGCAATAAGAAACGCAGAAGAATTACTGGGGTCTAAATAA